In Isosphaera pallida ATCC 43644, the sequence CCAACCCCCCCGCGCCGAGGAAACGCGCCAGGCGGCGTTGGAACCGCGCTGAATCGAGTCCAAGAAGTTGAGTCGAATCGCGTGTGTCCGTCCGGTCCAGTTGTTCGTACCAACGAACTGACCCGGATCGTCCTCAGCGATCGCCTGCTCAACTCGCCCGCGCTGGTTTTCGCCGCCGTGGTGCCGTTCCCGCTGCGTGTTGACCGGAGCCGTCTCGTCCCATGGCCCAAGCCGCCGTCCCCGTCGTGGTGCCCAACGCCGGGGAGTCGATCACTGAAGGCATCCTCGCCCGCTGGATCAAACCGAACGGGTCGTTCGTCCAAGCGGGCGACGATGTGTGCGAAATTGAAACCGACAAGACCACCAACCCCGCCAAAGCCAGCGTTTCGGGCATTTTGATTTGGAAGGCTCAGGAGGGGGATACGGTGCAAATCGGCGCGATCATCGGCGAAATCGATCCGTCCGCCCAACCCGTCGTCTCGACGGTGCCTGCTAGCGATTCCCCCGCCTCGTCCAGCGTCGCCGCATCCGGGTCCTCCACGAGTTCGGTCAACGTCAACGGCGGCGCGTCTGTTCCGCCGATGACTCCAGCGGGCCGCCGAATTGCCGCTGAATTGGGGGTCAACCCCGCCGAAGTGACCGCCACCGGTCGTCACGGCCTAGTCACCAAACCCGACGTGATCGCCCACTTGGCCGGCCGCGTTGATGCCCCCGCCTCCCCCCCACCCACGCCCGCGCCAATCCCCGCTCCGACGCCCGCGCCTGCGACGTTGACGCCGCCGACATCGACTCCCACGCCGGCCTTCGCCACCGGTCCCGTGGCGGCCACCGGCCCAGGGCGACCCCGCGAAATCCGCGAACGCATGTCCGGCCTGCGTCAGAAGATCGCCCAACGTCTGGTCGAAGCCCAGCACACCGCTGCCATCCTGACCACCTTCAACGAGGCCGACCTCTCCCGCGTGATCGAACTGCGAACCAAGTACAAAGAATCGTTCCAGAAAAAGCACGGCATCAGCCTGGGCTTCATG encodes:
- the odhB gene encoding 2-oxoglutarate dehydrogenase complex dihydrolipoyllysine-residue succinyltransferase codes for the protein MAQAAVPVVVPNAGESITEGILARWIKPNGSFVQAGDDVCEIETDKTTNPAKASVSGILIWKAQEGDTVQIGAIIGEIDPSAQPVVSTVPASDSPASSSVAASGSSTSSVNVNGGASVPPMTPAGRRIAAELGVNPAEVTATGRHGLVTKPDVIAHLAGRVDAPASPPPTPAPIPAPTPAPATLTPPTSTPTPAFATGPVAATGPGRPREIRERMSGLRQKIAQRLVEAQHTAAILTTFNEADLSRVIELRTKYKESFQKKHGISLGFMSFFIKAAVDALKTYPRVNGRIEGNEIVINQVYDIGVAVSTERGLMVPVIRDADQKGFATLEKELAAYATRARENKIDVADLQGGTFTITNGGVFGSLLSTPILNPPQSGILGMHAIQKRPVVLDDQVVIRPMMYLALSYDHRIIDGREAVGFLVRIKECVENPERMLIDI